GCGTGATCATCGGGGTGAAGTCGTTCGCGATGGCCTGGTCGAGCGCCATCTGCAGCAGCGCCAGCTCGAGGCGTGCGCCGACACCCTTGAGGAAGTAGAAGCGCGAACCCGAGACCTTCGTGCCGCGCTCCATGTCGATCGCGCCGATGAGCTCACCGATCTCGAGGTGATCCTTCGGCTCGAAGTCGAACGTCGGGGCCTCACCGACCGTCTTGACGGTGACGAAGTCGTCCTCGCCACCCGCCGGCACGCCGTCGAGGACGACGTTGGGGACGGTGCGCAGCAGCGCGTCGAACTCCTTGCCCGCCTCGTCGGCAGTGGCCTCGAGCTCCTTGACGCGGGCGCTCAAGGTCGCAGCGTTCTCGCGCGCGGCGTCGGCCTCGGCCTGCAGACGCGCGACCTCCGAGTCGTCACCGCCCTTCTTGGCCTTGTTGAGCGCACCCATCGCGGCGCCGACGCTCTTCGACACGTGCTTCTGCTCGGCGCGCACCCTCTCGAACTCGCCGAGCGAACTGCGGCGCGTCGCGTCGAGCTCGAGAATGCGGTCGACGACGCCCTCGTCAGCGCCGCGAGCACGCTGGCTCGCGCGGACGGCGTCAGGGTTGTCACGAAGCAGTCGAATGTCGATCACCCCTCAAGGCTATCGCCCGCGCGAATCTGCGTCATTCCAGTTACAGTGCAAGGCGTGTCGAACACGCCCTCCCGTCCGCGCGCCGCGATCGTCGTCAACCCCACGAAGGTCGACGACCTCGGCGCCCTGCGCCGCGAATGCGTCGACGTCTCGCGCGACGCCGGATGGGCCGAGCCGCTGTGGCTGCAGACCCGCCTCGACGACCCCGGCACCGGCCAGACGCAGCAAGCACTGCGCCAGGGCTGCGACATCGTCTTCGCCGCCGGTGGCGACGGAACGGTGCGCCACGTCGGCGCGGCACTGAGCGGCACGAGCGTGCCGCTGGGGTTGATGCCACAGGGCACCGGCAACCTGCTCGCGCGCAACCTCGGCGTCTCGGTGGACGGCTCGGCGGCGCTCAACTTCGCGCGGTCGCTTGCGGGCGAGGACACCGTCATCGACGTCGGGCGGGTGCACGCAACGTTCGGGGACGGCTCGGCGACGAACGACACCTTCCTCATCATGGCCGGCTTCGGACTCGATGGCGACATCATGAACGCCACGAGCGAGACCCTCAAGAAGCGGATCGGGTGGATGGCCTACCCCATCGCCGGTGCGCGCTACGTGACCCAGCGCCCCGAGCGCATGCTCGCCTCCTTCGACGACGGCGCGCCGCACACGAAGAAGACGACGACGCTGCTCGTCGGCAACTTCGGTCAGCTGACGGCGGGGGTGCAACTCATGCCAGGCGCCAACGGCACCGACGGGCGCTTCGACACCGTCTGGCTCTCCGCCGACGGGCCCCTGCAATGGGCTGCGCTCTCGGCGCAGATCTTCGCCCGCTCGCGGCGCACCACGGGTCGCGTCGAGCGCACACGCTGCGCCCGCGTCGCGGCCAAGGCCATGGGACGCCCGCGCGCGCTCGAACTCGACGGCGACGTCCTCGGCGACGTGCGTGAGATGGAGATGTGGGTCGAGGAGAAGGCACTGCGCGTGCGCGTCGCCAACGCGCGTCACTCACGCATGTCTGACGTCCGCCGTCACCTCCCCGGCATCCTGGGCCAGACGCTGCGCCGCTGACACGCGCCCCCTGTTCGATTCCCGTCCCCATCTGCGATTTTCGTCCACATTCGTTGCCGAGCCTGGCCCAACCCGTCGCACGGACGGATCGCTTGCGACAGTGACGGGCCGCACTGCGAGAGGGCTGACGCTTGATGCGTCAGCCCCTCTCGCAGTGTTCATACCCGCGGTCTCGAACCGAGACCCCTCAGCAGCACCGCGCGCCGGGGTTGCGGTCCTGGGCGTCGGTGCGTTCACGCCAGTAGTCGCGCTTCGACATCGGCGCCTTGCCGGGGTGGGCGACGGCGTGATGGCGCAAGTAGCGCTCGTAGTGGTTGTCGCCCATCATCGAGGCGACGTACCACTTGAGCGCGCCGACGATTCCGCGCGGCTCAGGCATGGACGCGCTCACCCGCATGCACGCCCTCGGGGTCGAGGCCCGCCTCAAGCCACTGGGCTAGCACGCTCTCCTCGTCGGGCGTGACGCGCATGCCGCTCGGCGCGAAGATCTGCGACGGCACAGCGCCGTCGCGCACCTCGGGGTCGACGTGCCCGGTGCGCAGCGCCTTGAGCGCCGCGAACACACCCGCGATGACGACGACGATGACGAGCACCGCGAAGAGAACCGAGAGCGTCTCCTGGATGAGCGTGTTACGGATGACGGCGTCGATCTCCTCGGGGGTCTTGGCCGTCTTGAACTTCGTCAACCCCTTGTTCTTGGCGTCGACGAACGCGTTGTGCTGCGCCCAGTAGCCGATCTTCGCGTCGCTCGAGAAGATCTTCTGGTAGCTCGCGACCATCGTCACGAGCAGATCCCAGGCGAGCGGGATGCCCGGGATCCACGCCCACTTCGCCTTGCCGTTGCGGATGACGACGACCGTCACGACCGTCAGCGCGACGGCGGCCAGCAACTGGTTGGCGATGCCGAACAGCGGGAACAGCGTGTTGATGCCACCCAGCGGGTCGGTGACGCCCATGAGCAGGATCGAACCCCATGCGGCGACGACGACGAGCGTCGAGATCCACGCACCGACGCGCCAGGAAGTGTCACGGAAGCGGTGCAGCCCGGGCACGTTGCCGAGCGTCTCCGACAACATGAAACGTGCGACGCGCGTGCCGGCGTCGACCGTCGTCAGGATGAACAGCGCCTCGAACATGATCGCGAAGTGGTACCAGAACTGCTTCATCGAATCGCCTGGGATGACGCGGCTGAACACGTCCGACATGCCGAACGCGAACGTCGGGGCGCCACCGGTGCGCGACACGACCGAAGCCTCGCCGACGTCCTTCGCGGCCTGGGTGATCTCGGGCGCGGTGATCGGATTACCGCCCAAGCCTATCGAGTTCACCCACGTCGCGGCCTTCTCGGCCGTCCCACCCGTCACGCCGGCGGGGGCGTTGATGACGAAGTACAGGTGCTGGTCGATGATGGCCGCCGCGATGAGCGCCATGATGGCGACGAACGACTCGACGAGCATCGAGCCGTACCCGATGAGTCGCGCCTGGCTCTCCTTCTGGATGAGCTTCGGCGTCGTGCCCGACGAGATGAGCGCGTGGAAGCCGGACAACGCGCCGCACGCAATCGTGA
This region of Dermacoccus nishinomiyaensis genomic DNA includes:
- a CDS encoding carbon starvation CstA family protein; protein product: MAASRLDTLDRDPGLPPVAVEPPRTITGRQKIMIAVAAIVAAIGWTMVAFVRGEHVNAIWFVFAAVGSYVIGYMLYSRLIAYKVVQPRDDIATPAEQFENGQDYMPTDRRVLFGHHFAAIAGAGPLVGPVLAAQMGYLPGTMWIIFGVIFAGAVQDYMVLAISTRRGGRSIGQMARDTLGPVGGWAAMLAVMTIMVILIAVLGLVVVNALAESPWGVFSIAMTIPIALFMGCYLRFLRPGSVTEVSLIGVVLLLLAIVSGGWVAETAWGKDMFTLSPTALAWCLIVYGFAAAVLPVWLLLAPRDYLSTFMKVGTIVLLALGIIIARPAIDIPAITSFGKHGNGPVFAGSLFPFLFITIACGALSGFHALISSGTTPKLIQKESQARLIGYGSMLVESFVAIMALIAAAIIDQHLYFVINAPAGVTGGTAEKAATWVNSIGLGGNPITAPEITQAAKDVGEASVVSRTGGAPTFAFGMSDVFSRVIPGDSMKQFWYHFAIMFEALFILTTVDAGTRVARFMLSETLGNVPGLHRFRDTSWRVGAWISTLVVVAAWGSILLMGVTDPLGGINTLFPLFGIANQLLAAVALTVVTVVVIRNGKAKWAWIPGIPLAWDLLVTMVASYQKIFSSDAKIGYWAQHNAFVDAKNKGLTKFKTAKTPEEIDAVIRNTLIQETLSVLFAVLVIVVVIAGVFAALKALRTGHVDPEVRDGAVPSQIFAPSGMRVTPDEESVLAQWLEAGLDPEGVHAGERVHA
- a CDS encoding YbdD/YjiX family protein, with the protein product MPEPRGIVGALKWYVASMMGDNHYERYLRHHAVAHPGKAPMSKRDYWRERTDAQDRNPGARCC
- a CDS encoding diacylglycerol/lipid kinase family protein, whose amino-acid sequence is MSNTPSRPRAAIVVNPTKVDDLGALRRECVDVSRDAGWAEPLWLQTRLDDPGTGQTQQALRQGCDIVFAAGGDGTVRHVGAALSGTSVPLGLMPQGTGNLLARNLGVSVDGSAALNFARSLAGEDTVIDVGRVHATFGDGSATNDTFLIMAGFGLDGDIMNATSETLKKRIGWMAYPIAGARYVTQRPERMLASFDDGAPHTKKTTTLLVGNFGQLTAGVQLMPGANGTDGRFDTVWLSADGPLQWAALSAQIFARSRRTTGRVERTRCARVAAKAMGRPRALELDGDVLGDVREMEMWVEEKALRVRVANARHSRMSDVRRHLPGILGQTLRR